A single window of Pseudoduganella plicata DNA harbors:
- a CDS encoding rhamnogalacturonan acetylesterase, giving the protein MGAKPFFFSVAVPEGNHAVTVRFGDALKPSTTTVKAELRRLMLENVPAAAGAMVTRTFIVNTRTPRIDCGNGIAAGAVDLKAPRETVQEAWNWDGRLTLEVHGPVRTIEIRPAHVSTLFLLGDSTVCDQPGEPYASWGQMLPRFFKPTVAVANHGESGETYRDSLARRRLDKIVSIIRPGDTVLMQFGHNDQKQIAQGNGGPFTTYKTEIRTHVEAIRARGGIPVIVSPMERRAFEPNGKVVGSLADYAQAAAQSARELRTPFIDLNAMSRPFYEALGPEQSKAAFAQPAPGKIDNTHHNNYGSYELAKAVVAGLRSAGITVAEHVVDGFAFDPARPDPVAAFKVPASPRYDNERPLGDESNR; this is encoded by the coding sequence ATGGGTGCGAAACCATTTTTCTTCTCCGTCGCTGTCCCGGAAGGCAATCATGCCGTCACGGTGAGGTTTGGCGACGCGTTAAAGCCGTCCACCACAACGGTCAAGGCGGAGCTGCGCCGGCTGATGCTGGAAAACGTCCCGGCCGCCGCCGGCGCAATGGTCACGCGCACGTTCATCGTCAATACGCGCACGCCGCGCATCGACTGTGGCAACGGGATCGCTGCGGGTGCGGTGGACCTGAAGGCGCCGCGCGAAACGGTGCAGGAAGCGTGGAACTGGGACGGGCGCCTCACGCTCGAAGTGCACGGTCCCGTGCGCACCATCGAGATCCGGCCCGCGCACGTGTCCACCTTGTTCCTGCTGGGCGACTCCACCGTCTGCGACCAGCCGGGCGAGCCTTATGCCAGCTGGGGCCAGATGCTGCCGCGCTTCTTCAAACCCACCGTCGCCGTCGCCAACCACGGCGAATCGGGCGAAACCTACCGCGACTCGCTGGCACGGCGCCGGCTCGACAAGATCGTGAGCATCATCCGGCCGGGCGACACGGTGCTGATGCAGTTCGGGCACAACGACCAGAAGCAGATCGCGCAGGGCAACGGCGGCCCGTTCACGACGTACAAGACGGAGATCAGGACGCACGTCGAAGCAATCCGTGCGCGGGGCGGCATTCCCGTCATCGTGTCGCCGATGGAGCGGCGCGCGTTCGAGCCCAACGGCAAAGTCGTCGGTTCGCTGGCGGACTACGCACAGGCCGCAGCGCAGTCGGCGCGCGAGCTGCGTACACCTTTCATCGACCTGAACGCAATGAGCCGTCCGTTCTACGAGGCACTTGGCCCGGAACAGTCGAAGGCGGCGTTCGCACAGCCCGCACCAGGGAAGATCGACAACACGCACCACAACAACTACGGCAGCTACGAGCTGGCCAAGGCCGTGGTCGCCGGCTTGCGCAGCGCCGGCATCACCGTGGCCGAACACGTCGTCGACGGCTTTGCGTTCGACCCTGCGCGGCCCGACCCCGTCGCCGCGTTCAAGGTGCCGGCCAGTCCGCGCTACGACAACGAGCGCCCGCTGGGCGACGAGAGCAACCGGTGA
- a CDS encoding glycoside hydrolase family 43 protein produces the protein MTRTLVGAALALFCGSCCAADAWIFAYFTKNGEDGLHLAGSTDAYHWDKLGDGRSFLKPRVGKAKLMRDPCIVRGPDGTYHMVWTSGWNENNIGYASSRDLVHWSAQRELPVMAHEPDVLNTWAPEIAYDEARAEFLIFWASTVPGKFAATAGSSEERYNHRIYFTTTKDFHQFSPTQLFYDPGFSVIDATFLRARGKSWLLVKDETRNPPRKYLQVAEAPDLRGPFGALSVPITLPGQWVEGPTAIEAAGDVIVYYDAYIGKRYGALRSRDLRTWEDVSERMHIPDEGTPQRMRHGTVFAVPPALLEALRKARSDQLGE, from the coding sequence GTGACGCGCACACTCGTCGGTGCGGCGCTGGCGCTATTCTGCGGCTCCTGCTGCGCGGCGGATGCGTGGATCTTCGCCTACTTCACGAAAAACGGCGAGGACGGCCTGCACCTGGCCGGCAGCACGGACGCCTACCATTGGGACAAACTGGGGGACGGCCGCAGCTTTCTGAAGCCACGAGTGGGCAAGGCAAAGCTGATGCGCGACCCGTGCATCGTGCGCGGGCCGGACGGCACGTATCACATGGTCTGGACGTCCGGCTGGAATGAAAACAATATTGGCTATGCATCCTCGCGCGACCTTGTGCACTGGTCGGCGCAGCGGGAACTGCCTGTAATGGCGCACGAGCCGGACGTCCTGAACACATGGGCGCCGGAGATCGCTTATGACGAAGCGCGCGCCGAGTTCCTGATCTTCTGGGCTTCCACGGTGCCGGGCAAGTTCGCCGCAACTGCCGGTTCGTCGGAGGAACGATACAACCACCGCATCTACTTCACAACGACGAAGGACTTCCACCAGTTCAGCCCCACGCAGCTGTTCTATGACCCTGGTTTCTCCGTCATCGACGCCACGTTTCTGCGGGCGCGCGGCAAATCCTGGCTGCTCGTCAAGGACGAAACGCGCAATCCGCCGCGCAAATACCTGCAAGTGGCCGAGGCGCCCGACCTGCGCGGGCCGTTCGGCGCCTTGAGCGTGCCGATTACGCTGCCCGGCCAGTGGGTCGAAGGCCCAACGGCCATCGAAGCCGCCGGCGACGTCATCGTCTACTACGACGCCTACATCGGCAAGCGTTACGGCGCGCTGCGCTCGCGCGACCTGCGCACATGGGAAGACGTGTCGGAGCGGATGCACATCCCGGACGAAGGCACGCCCCAGCGTATGCGCCACGGCACCGTGTTCGCCGTGCCGCCCGCGCTGTTGGAAGCCCTGCGCAAAGCGCGATCCGATCAACTAGGCGAGTGA